From Aegilops tauschii subsp. strangulata cultivar AL8/78 chromosome 5, Aet v6.0, whole genome shotgun sequence:
tggcaagatcagatgaactttatgagcttcaacagcaagaaggtagttgctggagtaaagttacagttgcatgcttctttatatgtagtctcacagtttgatgtacactaacacttcctatgtttgttgttggactagcacctaggcgcaagaggaaacaaacatcagggataatgctcgataggttaactaaatctagaggaggaagaatggagatccgttttgaggcaggtttaaaaaggccacatgatgctacagagtcagccaagttaggatcagaggcagcggttgctgttaggtgtcatgtacgtatcctcccaacatggattcagtacaggaatgacaaagacgaaacccagttcaacaccttcctcgaccatttatctgtaagtatggttatgtatggaaactagtaatatcgtcttgctctgtccaatactttctaggctgctgataatgagactcccataattttcaacagatgaggttcaagttggatagccaagatgatgcaaccagacaagcttgcacccatgttttcaagtctgctctgcgacagtatcggtataacttgaggaaaactcactttgaaggcaaggctaacagtgaacttgcccaaacatctccagtggaaaatatatctgatgaagactggagaggcctcgttaaacactggtccgatccaaagtatcaggtacattatatatatgtcatcagatcacatgttgaagtcctatttacgcatgtgccacacaaatctatcttcttgtaggtgaactgttcaaagaacaaggccaaccgtacgaaagtgaaattccaatagacgacaggatctcgtagctatattcaCTACAAGGATCCGGGTCTATTGCAACAAAATCATTTGTTGCAATACATGCCGTTTTGTGGCGATAAGTACCTATTGCCACGAAACGACATTCGTTGGCAGCCGTTGCGACTGGACGCATGGTAATAGGTTATTGCCACAAAAAAGCAATCGTGGCAATAAAGTGTGCTATTGCAACATCCATGTGGGAAGTTGCCACATGTTTTCCCGTGGCAACACTCACTTGATGCCACAATTTGATTTGTGGAAATAGCCTTAATGCAACATGTAACGAATCGTGGAGCCTGATCTCTCGTGGCGATAGACATTTGTGGCAACAACCTATACCAACGACGCCCGTTTCGTGGCGCATTACTCTTCCGTGGCAATAGTCAACTGTGGCAATAAACTATGGCAACAATCCTTGTTTTCGTGGCATTAGGCATGTTGCCACAACCCATTACACTTGTTGCAAAAAACTATGGCAACAATCCTTGTTTTCGTAGCATTAGGCATGTTGCCATGACCCACTACAATTGTGGCAATAAACTATAGCAACAATCATTGTTTTCGCGGCATTAGGCATGTTACCATGACCCACTACACTTGTGGCATTAACTTATGGCAACAAATATTCTAGTCGTCGTAACAGGAAATTGCAACATACTTGTTTTGGTGGTGATAAATAGGTATCACAACAAGTGAAATGTTTGTAGCGAGAAACTATTGCGACAATTTAAAATTTCCGTGGTGATACTCTATTTCAACAAATATTACTTTGGTGGCGCCAAACAGTTATCGCATCGTGAAAAAAATTGTGCTGCCAAGCTATTTCCACAATATGAAGTGCTCCATTACAACATCCTAGTGCAACAAAATAGGTAGGCGTAGCGACTGAGATATGACGCAACACTTTTTTTTAGTGGTGCTAACATGTGGCAACCGAAAGTGGGTTGTAGCATATTGCAACCGTAAAAAAAATACATGCATTCAATTACAATATTCAAAACCATACGTATAATATGTCATAAAGTTCATAATTCTCGTAGCAAATATCCATCAAATGAAACTTAGATGTAATTTAGCCATCCTAATTAATTGCGAAGACTAAAGGGTCTGTGATCTAGAGTCCAGGCCAGCTAGTTCTGGATCCTGCAATCAAGAAATAAAAAAAGTTCTAGTTAATGAGTCCAACATAACATACGCCATACAATTATTCCAGCCCCATAGTTAAAAAGAACTATCGCCAGATTAACTAGACTAATACTGTGTCAGCAAGCATGTAACTGAGGGATTAGAACAATCATACAAGTGTAAATGTCTAAAGCATAAGCACAAGTACATCTACTAAAAGGTTCTGCTATTGATTTAAGTTGTGACTCGATGTATAATTTCAGTTAAGTTCATGTCCCTAGCTAGCACATATTCATTTTTTGTTTAAGTTGTGACTCGATGCAGCAATAACACATGGTGAAAGAGAAGAAGCAGCTAGCTAATTATGAATGCCAATGACGTATAAAATGCGAGTGAACATGAAGAGAAAGTAAGGTTGTGACTTACCATTGCTTTAAACATTCGAGAATTCCTTGCTGCAGCTTGTATGAGCGCATTTGAAGAAATAATAATTGGCCTTGAACCTCGAGTCTTATTAGGACTAGATCTCTATAAAAGAGTATTTTGCAAATTTGGGTTACTATTTTCTTTGTCAATCCTTAGGCACCTGTAAATACAAGTGCACTTTTAGCAATGCAAGTAAGCAACATAAATCTTACAAGGTCGCAAGCATATGACTGTAATCACCTGTTGGGTTCCCATCTGTTGGCTCACTTGAAAGTGGACCTTCAGTTTCAGTTTCTTTATTTTGAACCTCTTGACGTGCTTTGTTCTATAAATGAAAATAACAATTATAGGTACGGCATCAATATTGACACTATATAAAAGATGAAACAAGAATAGCACGATCCAACGCATGAATAATGCCAGCTGATGATGAAACACACCGAATGCACATCATTGAATAACTATAGAATAACCAAAAGTCAGTGTACTTACGTAAACTTTCTAGGACCGTGTTAGACCATGTTCCGTCGTTCATGTGGGTGAGTTCCAAGTTTCTCTGCAAGTAATATAACAATGAGATGCTTGAAACACGAAACCATATTTAGCAGCGAGGCATACATATTTAGTTAGACTCCTATCTTCTCAAAGCTTACTTGCGAGTAAGATTTTGATCCAATTTTGTGTTTTGTCTTCACGGTTATTGGCGTTCTTTTGGCTGCGTTCCTATCAATTCATTGAAACCAAATATAACCAGTCAGACAAGCCATTGTAGAAGCTGAAGATATTGTACTGAGTGTGTACCTAAATAGTGTAGTACAGTGTGGGCTGTGTGCGTGCACGGGTATGGATACAGTCTGGTCTTTTTTGTGTAAGTGAACATCAAAAGAGCAGAGCTAGCATGTGTTGGTGGTTCAGTGGAAAAAGGGCATTTGTTGCCTTGAACACACACCCGAGTCTAGCTGCTCTGCTTCTTCTCTGTTCTGGCCCTAAGTCCACATTACATCTAGCAGCTTCAGTGTGAGACCAAACAACCAAATATAAAAGAGGGAGAGCAGGAGACGCCCAACAATATTGACAATCTCTGAATAAGACTTAGTACATTGGCAATAGTTTCTGAAAAATTATTGCAAAAAAGGAGGGAAAATACGACGATGGAACGACTTATTGCAACATTATTAAACTATACACAAAGTCTCCCATCTCCAGTCTTGTGGCTATCCACATTTGATAAAGTCAAGTAAATGAACTGAATTCTCAACTTCAGAATACCCCCGtacatagaactaaaaaaaatcTAAAGATACCGCCTAAAAGCACAATTTTTGCAATGGTTAACCCGAGATTTAAGATTTACTACATCTATACGTCATACTCCACCTTTGAGCCGGAGCTGAGGTCAGTGGCTGATCGGATTAGCATGGATGATGCTAGGTGTAAAGCTCGAGCCTAGCGCAGCGTCGCCCATCCGTTGTGGTTTGTGGAGTGATCGCGTGTCGGCGTGACGCTACAACACCTAAGGGCATTGACGCCTTGATGCCCAGCCACACCAAACCTACCCAAAAGGCTACAGCCCACAAGGCTACGCCAAGGCCTGGCCACGTCTGAACAAGACCTGGCCTACCCATGAACAAGTTCCGAACAAGGCCGCCGTGGGATTGTCTCTGTACCTGATGCACCGCTGTCAGCCTAACCTGGTGCACGGCCAAACAACTCTACACAATCGCTTCAAGAAATCAACATCGACCCTGATGCCTGTGCATTAGGGAGGCTCCTAGTAGCTCCGCCCCTGCTGTGAACATCATACTGCAATTAAATACACTCTGTAGGTTCAGCCAATTGAAGCAGGATATGAGGTAGATGTACAACGCTCGCTAATTGTAACGAAAAACACTATGAGACTGATCCCATCAGCCAATTGAAGTAGGATATGAGGAGTATGGAATACCAAAAAAAACTGATCTACATCGCTTTCTATGGAGGTTCAGGGGTGCGGCAGAGATGGTATGATACTGAGTCTAATCTAAAGATTCAGACtgaacccaagggaaaagaagTGAGCTGACAGATTGGGGGACAAGCAAGATGGGGGAAGACAGACCTTGAAGGTGAGGCGTGGCTTGCAGCCCATGAGCTGGAGCGCGCTCTGCAGGATGGGGCGCGTGCAGGGGAAGCTGCTCCTCTGGCGGTCGTCGGCGACGACAATGTATAGAGGCGGCCATGTCGTCCCCTGCCCTGACTAGTTCTACGACCAAGCGGCAAGCGGAGGAGAGAAGGGACGAAGAGAGCGGCGCGTCGAGGAGGAGGAAATCGTGGGGGAGGAGGGTTTGAGCCCGGGCGGGCATTGTCGCGGCGTGCAACACCGAGGTGGTGTCGTGCTTGGTCCAGACACGGGATTAATGGGCAAGGGGATGAGACGTGAACTTCGTCGGCGCCGACGCCAGAACGCATCGCTGCCGCCGCCGGCATGGCCGAGGACACGGAGACGCGGCCCACATCGGCGGGCCCAGAGGAGATGGAAGAGGGCGAGATCGAGGAGGACCGGAGGTTCCAGTAAGGGAGGAGATCGGGTGGAATAACCTGACGCCGTGCAGCTGACTCGAGCGTGGCCGTGAAGACGCCATGGTGTGGTTCTGTTATGAGGGTATTTAGCGGGAAGGTTAATATAAGCTAttttttttggaacaaagacGCTAATCTGGGACCTTTTAGCGGGAGGTTAAAAAATATTAGCGCAAACTAAATTAGGTGGTGGGAAAGTAATTATTTTTATTCTAAAAAGTAATTATTTTTTGAGGGAATGTTCTAGTTTGTAAATCTATTTGAAGACGGAGTGAATACTAAAATTTGTTTGTAAAAAGTTATATCATGGTTAAAAAACCACCAAATCCGAGAATCGTGGAGGGGCGATCCGGGGCGCTCCCATGTAATGTTTTCGTCGTCGATATTTGTATAGTCGTCGCCATTTGAGGAAGCCAATTAACGAATAAAAAAGAGTTTTCCCGCTTTATATTATATAAAGCAACCACCACATACATCAAAGCAACCGATACAAACACACGCCACATACACCCAAGTCAAGATACATGAATGCCGGACACCGACACACAACCTCAACGACTACCAAGCACCTATAAGATGTGCAAAAAATGAACCCGCTTAGAGTGGACGGAGACCACCAGCGCGAGGAGCGGTCATCCGGGAAGATGTGCGACGGACACGCTGGACCAAGGACTCAAAGACGATGCCTCCAGGAAAGGCACGACCATGAACGTCGCCACCGTCCGATCCGAATATCAAATTTTCACGCGGAGTAAGACAGAAGGAGTGGGAGCTCCACAACGGAGCCTGCAAGGAGGAACACGACGTCCACGGACGCCGTCACCGTTGACCAGTGCACGCACTGGGTAGGTGATGTACCACGGTGCTTCAACCTTCTGTTGTAACCCCGGTCCGCCAACCACCCGCAGCCAATTAGGAAAGTCTTGTTTCATCATGGATCTACACTTAGGTTGGGATATATATAAAAATTATGCCTTGGTCAACTGTTGGTCAAAGCAGCAAAAATACTGATGGGATGGGTTGACGATCGATCTATGCCAGTCTCGATCTCATATTCCGATCTTAAGATGGGGTGATCTCAGCATCTTTTATTTTACCGGACAATTCTTGAAGGGTTTGTCCACGCTAGAGTAGGTCCAACATAATTATGTCGGTTTTGTTCGAACGATAACCATAGAGATTCAACTATGTAAATTAAACAACCAAACCAATTTAGTTATGAGATTTATTGTGTTAGAAACGTGTTGTTTCATCATGGATCTACACTTAGGTTGGGATATGTCAAATATTTGTGCCTTGGTCAATTGTTGGTCAAAGAAGCAAAAATTTGACCAGTTTGAACTACATCTCGCAGAAATCTCATGCGACCCTCACTTTAAAACTATTAGGTTATACTCTTGTCTCAAAACTTAAGTACTGATATGATGGGTTGATGAGACGGCCGATCTATGTCAGTCTCGATCTCACATTCCGATATTGAGATGGGGTGATCTCAGCATCTTTCATCTTACCGGACAATCCGTGAAGGGTTCGTCCACGCCAGCCAGAGTAGGTCCAACATAATTATGTCGCTTTTGTTCAAACGATAACCATGGAGATTCAACTATGTATTGTTCAAACGATAACCATGGAGATTCAACTATGTAAATTAAACAACCTAACCGCCATACCAATCCTAGGCTGCGCCTTACCCATCCCTGCCGGCGCCATGCTCATCCCCGCCACCACTATGACATGCCTCGCACATCCCCAACCGATGAGCATGCTCGCCCCGACGCCCACCATGCTCCCCGCGCTCACTGTCGTCGGCACCGCCGGCGCCATGCGGCGTCGGTGCTCCTACAGGTCAGCGCGAGATCGGGGTTGCGGTGGTAGCTGCGGGCGCGGGGCGCCGGCGAGCATGGCGGCTGGGCTCGGCGCCGCGCGGTGGCGCGAGCTCGGAGCTCCGGGCAGCAGGACATGACCCTGACACCCAAAGCCAGACTAGGTGGCGCGAGCACTAGCGGGCATGAGCGGGAGCACGAGCTTCGGCGCGGACTGAGAGCATCACGAAGGCGGGCGTGTGCGGCTTCTCTCAAGCGAGTTGCTGTTGCCGGGCGAGTAGCAGGGTGAAGTTGCGGGGCGGGAGTAGCAACGACCGAGCGGAGGCAGCACTCGTTGGGCGCACCGGCCGACTTGCATACGTGTTTCACGAAATGTCAAGGAGGACATGTCAAAAAATGGGTCCGGATCGAGGAAGCTCCAACAAGGCCTCTTCGATGGCGGATCGACGAAGGCCAGATCGGCGAAGAACCCACACGTTCTGACCGATTCCTCAACGACGGCGGAATCAGAGGATGCAGAAGTTGTCGCCGCTGGCGGGTCGAGGAAGCACCGTCTTGCCCTCTCCGCTGGCGGATCGAGGAACCGCCAAGATACCGTCTCCGGTAGCGGATCGGGAAACCGGCGAGGCGCCGTCGCCGCTAGCGAGTCAAGGAAGTGCCGTCATGCCGTCTTCAGTGGCGGATCAGGAGACCGGCAAGACGTCGTCGCCGCTACCGGGTCAAGGAAGCGCCGTCATGCCGTCTCTAGTGGCGGATCAGGAAATCGGCAAGACGCCGTCTTCGCTGGCCGGTCGAGGAAGCGTTATCGAGGAAGTGCCAAGACGTCGTCGAAACTGCCTTTCATCTGAAATCTCAAAATGAATATGGTTGTACCAACTGAACTTTTATTTGGAAAATTGATTCAACATCTGTTAGGATACAGTATGTGCCCTGAGCTAGTAAGAGATAACAAAGCTATTGTAGCCCTCAAACCAAGGGTGATTCAGATTGGATGAATTGAATATTGTTACTGAATCTCTTGGTGTGCAAATCTAATGTATATTGATCTGATTGCACCATGAATACAGTTATTTGTAGAATACTACTCATGAAATTGAAACAACTTCTTTGTTTGCATCATCAAGTTCTTATTTCCCATGAAAGTCATGTATTATGACGAAATCCTCTTTTTGTAATTTCAGGAGTTGCGTAAGCTTTAAAAAAACTACCTCAGATCCtcaaaataataaaaataaaaaatactagcgtgACCTGATCCCCTgttccgccgccgcccgacccgaGCGCTGGCCGCATCCAGCAACCACATCATGGCGGCGCGACGAAGCAGCCCGCGCCGGCGCCTCCCTGCCGCTCCCCTCTCCCTCTAAACTTGCTCCGCCACCCGCTGCTCGGTGCCTTCCGcccgtcggcctcctcctccgtggaTCTCGGCTGGTCGATCCTGCCCGTGGGCGCGTGGCTGGACCGCCCGACACCTCAACTCCGGCGCCAATGGAACTGCCATCCTGCTCACCTGCCCGGGACTCCCGTGCGCTTCAGTGCAACGCCCTGCAGCAGCTATCCCCTGGTCAGGCCCTCATGTTTCCCTCTGTATTTTTCATTGCAAGTGCAGCAAATTTAGATTCAAAATACTACATCACATGGGCATTAGTACTGTGCTATACATACAACATAAGGATGCTGATTTTAGTTTGAAAGTAGCAGACTAATTTTCCCTTGCTTGCTGTTTTATTGGTATGTAGAACCACACATTCGTGGAGGTCAGTAGCATAAAGGTATGCTATGTTCTTGAGCATAAGTTAAACAATCCGGTTGTTAGTTTTCAGCCGTGAATATTCGTACTGAAGCTCATGGTTACTTGTGCCAATATTTTGCCAGGAGATTATCATATTATCCATGAATATTTGTATTGAAGATCATGTGTTGGATGGATTTTGGATGGCCTGGTATCTTTGATTATTCGTACTGAAGCTCATTGGTACCTATGCGGACATTTTTCTAGGAGATTATCATTTTATCCCTGAATATTTGTACTGAAGATCACTTGTTGGATGCATTTTTAGATAGTCTTATATCTCTAAATAGCTATGCAAGAATATTGTTTCTCATGGAAAACTATTCCTTTTTACTAGCTAGAATTAGACAGGGTAGTAAGGCATAAGAGGTTAGTTGGTTGGTTTAGTCAACTTTGAATTTATCAAGAGTGAAGATGTTAACCACTAGTATATGCACAACATGTCACTGAATTCTAGCTGTCTGAATGTAATCTCATGAATTTCAGTTATCTCTGAATATCACCAGTACATACTTGGCATCAGTGGGTGTACAAGTATACAGAAATAACATCAGCACATGAATTTCACTATACCAATACTCTGAATCAGTGAAGAATGAATGTGGATGTACAAGAAGCAAAATCCCTGTGTTATCCATGTCACTGAAATGACAGAAAAGACTTCCTGTACATCCATGTTCATTCAAGTATTTTCTGTAGATCCACACTGATTCACGTGCAGCAAAAGAACTAGTATTTGTCTGTACATCCACATTCATTCTGTTACAGCAAAACATCAGCAATTTCTCTGTCAAACATCAGCAAAACATTCACGTGGAGTAGTTTTGACGGCAAGCAAGCCACCGCGCATGGATGCAGCACCGCGGCCGCTTGGTTTCCCTTGTGAGTGGGCAACGTCGTGTCGCTGTCGCATGGATGCAGCGCCGCAGCCGCTTTGTCTCACTCGCGTGTGGGTGTAGCGCCGGGTCGCGGAGGACGCCACCGCCCGGAGGCATCACCATGGCCGTCGGGTCGTAGCTGCATGGGGCAAGCACTGTGCTGCCATCGCGTGTGGTCAGTACCAGACCGCTGTCGCGTCAGGGCGCTGCCATGGCCTGCGGGTCGCCGTAGCTAGGGGAGCGGCGCCGAAGTCAGTCATTGTTGAATCGCCGCGGCGTCCAGGTCGCACTCGTGGCTGGAGAAAAAGTAGGAAGGGGATAATTTCATGTCACATGTACTACCATGTGACAGTAATACTATTTCTTGTTCCATCAACCAAATTTTGCTTTACAATGTATAGATAAAATTTGCTTTACCATGTGACACTAATACTGGTATGTATGTATCCCtgttgtcttgtcttgtgatgcaGCTAGTGACGCTATTGACTGTAATGCAACTGTTATGTTTTTTTAACAGGACTAGCTTTACGGACATAAGGCAAAAATGACACGAGATAAGAGCTGGATGGACAGGGAAAGAGATTCTGTTGAGTGGCAAACTGGCATGAAGGATTTCTTGAATTTTGCCTTCGATGGTGCTCACCCAGACTCAGCAGGCCCATGCCCATGTAGGAGATGTCTCTATATTGTTCAGACAAAGAAAAGGGATGGTCCTGAACTTTTTTTATGGTTACCTACAAGTAGTATCTCTCTTGAAGTTTAATCTGATGTTAAATAGGTTCAAACAAGGCACCCCTGCATAGTGTCATCTGTTGTGGCAAATGGGAACAGAAGCTAGTGCCCAGCACTAACAGTTTGGTGatgaagagaagagaagagtagTTGCTGTTCTTTTAGTGATGTTGCTATTTTGACAGTGATGCTATGTACAAACTATTGCTATGAACTTGTGGTCTTTTAGTGTGGTCGCTATTTTCATTACTTTGCCATCAACTTATGGTCTTTTGTGTGAACAATCTTTACAAGTATGGCTGCTGAAACTTGTGTGTTGTCATATTGAAACATGTGTTATATATCTCGCTGAGATGATTTATTATATCCTACTAAAATCTTGTGTCATATGTCCTT
This genomic window contains:
- the LOC109773998 gene encoding uncharacterized protein, which gives rise to MPAAAAMRSGVGADEVHVSSPCPLIPCLDQARHHLGVARRDNARPGSNPPPPRFPPPRRAALFVPSLLRLPLGRRTSQGRGRHGRLYTLSSPTTARGAASPARAPSCRARSSSWAASHASPSRNAAKRTPITVKTKHKIGSKSYSQRNLELTHMNDGTWSNTVLESLQQSTSRGSK